One Aegilops tauschii subsp. strangulata cultivar AL8/78 chromosome 7, Aet v6.0, whole genome shotgun sequence genomic window carries:
- the LOC109748310 gene encoding uncharacterized protein has translation MATTLKSSIIFSASVFMLLSMAITAKANVSSGARAKVTNLMMQACKNASAYSRDGDLRSVTQEFCLSTLQSNDRSVDAKDHLELVLITIDILKGRLTTATRNVEKMLEYSKKGTMTARDLSLCNEHYDTTVKIINMCDAMVMDYRADKGGIKPFQLPRCVDRAGFPVYDCRIIMLIDMPWADALINENVEMTMLVNLNYALLAPYDGNA, from the coding sequence ATGGCGACAACTTTGAAGTCCTCCATCATCTTCTCTGCTAGTGTATTCATGCTCCTTTCCATGGCCATAACCGCTAAGGCCAATGTCTCTAGCGGTGCAAGGGCCAAGGTGACCAACCTAATGATGCAAGCATGCAAGAATGCATCAGCCTACAGTCGTGATGGCGACCTCCGTAGCGTCACACAGGAATTTTGCTTATCGACCCTGCAATCGAACGATCGGAGTGTTGATGCTAAGGACCACCTTGAACTGGTGCTCATCACGATTGACATCCTTAAAGGCCGCCTCACTACTGCAACTCGCAATGTCGAGAAAATGCTAGAATATTCTAAGAAAGGCACAATGACTGCACGTGACCTCAGTTTATGCAATGAGCACTATGATACCACAGTGAAAATCATCAACATGTGTGATGCCATGGTCATGGACTATCGAGCGGACAAGGGCGGGATAAAGCCCTTTCAGCTTCCTCGTTGTGTTGATAGAGCGGGCTTCCCCGTCTACGATTGTAGGATCATTATGCTCATAGATATGCCATGGGCGGATGCCCTGATAAATGAAAATGTTGAAATGACCATGCTGGTCAACCTCAACTATGCCTTGCTAGCACCATATGATGGTAATGCTTAA